CATGGCAGACTGTTCTTCTTCGTGCTCTTCAACGCGGATAGTCATGAAACGCATGATATCTTCGTTGATGCGCATCTGGCGTTCCATTTCAACAATCGCAGCAGAAGGAGCATCGATGTTCATGAGAACATAGTGAGCCTTGCGGTTCTTGTTGATACGGTATGCGATGGTTTTCAGACCCCAGAATTCGACTTTGCCGACAGAGCCTTCATATTCACCGATAAGGGTTTTGTATTGCTCAACCAGTGCCTCAACCTGCTGCTGAGAGATGTCCTGGCGAGCAAGGAAAACGTGCTCGTAAAGCGCCATTGTTCCTGCCTTGTCTCTTGAGTTTCAACATACCAACTTGACCGGCGCTAAGCCTCCAAAAAGCCTTAGATGACAAGGCTCTTTTGAGAATTTATTGCTTTAAAGAGCGAGGACACTGGAAGTCGGAAATCTATATTTCCTGCTATTGTCATCAAATTGCAAGAGATGCGAAATGCAGACAATAGTCTTCCGTTCAGCCCTCGGCCTCGCCAAGCTGATTGGCGCTTTATAGCCGAATTTTCCAAATGTGCAAGGTCAAAAACGGAGAGATTGCCTTAAAACGGCTTTCATGTTGCGCTTCTGTGAAGCCTGATGGGTAAAGCTTGGGGGTAAAACGTCCCGACTCTGTTGGCCATTGGGCGGTGTTTTGCGTGAATAATCACCTTGTGTCCTAGTGATTGTGGTTAAAAAAGCATGTTTTCGCCTAGTTTTTATCCGAAAGTCTTGACTCTGGTGACCAATGAATACAATAGCGAACGATGAATTCACGAAGCTGTCAAATAGGTGTGATCGAGCGGATCGTTCGATCTTGGGGCGGCTAGTAGAAATGCTGCGTAAAATGCGCCGGGCATATGGGGACGCAAGCTGAATATTGCGTCACACAAAATTTAACAAGGGTTGGAACGTAATGAGTGTTGCTTTCACTTTTCCAGGACAAGGTAGTCAGGCCGTTGGAATGGGCAAAGCGCTGGCTGATGAATTTTCTGTTGCGCGCGAAGTTTATGAAGAAGTCAATGATGCGCTGGGCGAGAAACTCTCCGATATCATGTGGAATGGCCCTGCAGAGGTGCTTACGCTGACCCGGAACGCGCAACCTGCTCTTATGGCGGCTTCTATCGCAGCTCTGCGCGTCATGAAGGAAAAGGGACTGAACCTCGCTGAGAAAGTTTCCTATGTTGCCGGTCATTCTCTTGGTGAATATTCGGCTCTTGCAGCTTCGGGTGCCCTGAGTCTTGGTGATACGGCTCGCTTGCTTCGCATCCGCGGTGACGCCATGCAGAAAGCTGTCCCTGTGGGCGAAGGCGCCATGGCGGCCGTTCTTGGCCTTTCCATGGATGATGTCAAGGCGATTACCCTGGAAGCTGCTGACGGTGAAGTCTGTCAGGTTGCCAATGATAATGCCACCGGGCAGGTTGTTATTTCCGGCGCAAAGGCTGCCATCGAGCGCGCTGCAGCGCTGGCCAAAGACAAAGGTGCAAAACGGGCTCTTCTTCTGCCAGTTAGCGCACCTTTCCATTGTTCTTTGATGGCTCCGGCGGCTGAAGCCATGGCGGAAGCGCTTGCCAAGGTTTCCATCCACAAACCTGATGTTCCGCTTGTTGCCAACGTGTTGGCAAACGCTATTGAAGATCCTGAAGCTATTCGCAAGCATCTGGTTGAACAG
This window of the uncultured Cohaesibacter sp. genome carries:
- the rpsF gene encoding 30S ribosomal protein S6; this translates as MALYEHVFLARQDISQQQVEALVEQYKTLIGEYEGSVGKVEFWGLKTIAYRINKNRKAHYVLMNIDAPSAAIVEMERQMRINEDIMRFMTIRVEEHEEEQSAMMQKRDRDDRRGGGRGDRNDRGPRGDRGDRRPRREDRDSDNAAE
- the fabD gene encoding ACP S-malonyltransferase, giving the protein MSVAFTFPGQGSQAVGMGKALADEFSVAREVYEEVNDALGEKLSDIMWNGPAEVLTLTRNAQPALMAASIAALRVMKEKGLNLAEKVSYVAGHSLGEYSALAASGALSLGDTARLLRIRGDAMQKAVPVGEGAMAAVLGLSMDDVKAITLEAADGEVCQVANDNATGQVVISGAKAAIERAAALAKDKGAKRALLLPVSAPFHCSLMAPAAEAMAEALAKVSIHKPDVPLVANVLANAIEDPEAIRKHLVEQVTGMVRWSESVSWLSNNGVDCLYEIGTGKVLSGLAKRIVKGISTVNVGEPADIDIAMAKLA